In a genomic window of Oceanispirochaeta sp. M1:
- the flgK gene encoding flagellar hook-associated protein FlgK — MGSTFSGIELGKRSLQAHTQGLQTIGHNLSNASTEGYSRQRVRLSATDPIYMPQLNRAERPGQIGQGVDVTMVERIKDTLLENRIIAQGDETGYWDTRDQYLLMVEQIYNEPYDTSVRSLMDNYWDSWQELSVHPEDMPARQAVLKRGESLIDGINGRYRRLKETRTMLNDDVAVSVGQVNSILTDISRLNLQIEKSEAVGDNPNDLLDSRDLLVEKLSGFINVTVDNRDPDEFLIHTQGMHLIQGKQVHLLDTQPNPLNEGYLDVKWADTGRDVDIRNGKLAALLELRDGDVRGEIQKLDMMTVNFTDMVNEVHSEAFSANGSTGIDFFTEYPFVNNALGNYDRSGDGEFDSSYIFRMTGNNALNSEQQTGLEGTITLNGAAGDISVEYFPTDRIADIVDRINNAGAEVKALINREGRLVLKGSAADDLENPDFVIRHVEDSGSFLAGYAGLLGGSGAENAYNWDQADAVLGLRDIDFAVAPLTHPAGWMGINEALQADPASIASGFGLNGREGLPGDGSAALEIASLRNKSVMVGPSTTFDDYFADVVASIGLKGEAAQQANESQQLVMKDLKDFQSSISGVNMDEEFAEMIKFQHGYNAAARFVSNINDMLDTIINRMGV, encoded by the coding sequence ATGGGTTCCACATTCAGCGGTATTGAATTAGGAAAAAGAAGTTTACAGGCCCACACTCAGGGGTTGCAGACGATAGGACACAACCTCAGCAACGCTTCAACCGAGGGCTACAGCAGACAGAGAGTACGTCTGTCTGCAACAGATCCGATCTACATGCCTCAGCTCAACAGGGCAGAGCGTCCGGGTCAGATCGGCCAGGGTGTGGACGTTACCATGGTGGAACGCATAAAGGACACCCTCCTTGAAAACAGAATAATCGCCCAGGGTGATGAAACCGGTTATTGGGACACCAGGGACCAATACCTGCTGATGGTGGAGCAGATCTATAACGAACCCTATGATACTTCTGTAAGGTCTCTAATGGACAATTACTGGGACAGTTGGCAGGAGCTATCGGTTCATCCCGAAGATATGCCTGCCAGACAGGCTGTTCTGAAAAGGGGAGAATCCCTTATTGACGGAATCAACGGCCGTTACAGACGACTGAAAGAGACCAGAACCATGCTGAATGATGATGTGGCCGTATCAGTTGGTCAGGTAAACAGTATCCTCACTGATATTTCCAGACTCAATCTTCAGATAGAGAAGTCAGAAGCAGTAGGGGATAATCCAAATGATCTTCTTGACAGCAGAGACCTCCTGGTCGAGAAACTTTCAGGTTTTATAAATGTAACTGTAGATAACAGAGACCCCGATGAGTTTCTGATTCATACACAGGGAATGCATCTTATTCAGGGTAAACAGGTACATCTCCTGGATACTCAACCCAATCCTCTGAATGAAGGCTATCTGGATGTTAAATGGGCGGATACGGGGCGAGATGTAGATATCAGAAACGGTAAACTGGCGGCCCTCCTGGAACTCCGAGACGGTGATGTACGCGGTGAAATCCAGAAACTGGACATGATGACAGTAAACTTTACAGATATGGTCAATGAGGTTCACTCCGAAGCATTTTCTGCCAACGGAAGCACGGGAATCGACTTTTTCACAGAGTATCCATTTGTAAATAATGCCCTGGGTAATTATGACCGCAGCGGTGATGGAGAATTTGATTCCTCCTATATCTTCAGGATGACCGGAAATAACGCCCTTAATTCGGAGCAGCAGACCGGACTGGAAGGAACAATTACCCTCAACGGTGCAGCCGGAGATATTTCAGTAGAATATTTTCCCACAGACCGTATTGCTGATATTGTTGACCGGATTAATAATGCGGGAGCCGAAGTTAAGGCCTTGATCAACAGAGAAGGAAGACTGGTCCTGAAGGGCAGTGCAGCCGATGATCTTGAGAATCCCGACTTTGTAATCCGTCATGTAGAGGATTCAGGTTCTTTCCTGGCAGGATATGCTGGTCTTTTAGGCGGAAGCGGTGCCGAAAATGCCTACAACTGGGATCAGGCTGATGCAGTCCTTGGACTGAGAGATATCGATTTCGCCGTTGCTCCTCTGACTCATCCGGCAGGCTGGATGGGGATAAATGAGGCTCTCCAGGCAGATCCCGCATCTATTGCCTCAGGCTTTGGTCTGAACGGTAGAGAGGGGCTTCCCGGAGACGGAAGTGCGGCCCTTGAGATTGCATCACTCAGAAACAAGTCTGTAATGGTCGGCCCCAGCACAACATTTGACGATTACTTTGCCGATGTTGTGGCTTCAATCGGACTGAAGGGTGAAGCTGCTCAGCAGGCCAACGAATCACAGCAGCTTGTTATGAAGGATCTTAAGGATTTTCAGTCATCCATTTCCGGTGTGAATATGGATGAGGAGTTTGCAGAAATGATCAAGTTTCAGCATGGCTACAACGCAGCAGCCCGTTTTGTATCAAATATCAATGATATGCTGGATACCATTATCAATAGAATGGGAGTGTAA
- a CDS encoding flagellar hook-associated protein 3 yields the protein MRRVSTNMPNTDLQYQMRLKDFKMNEMQTGIGSSRRLNNLRDDPIAAAHSTRLSSHITHLTRYSDNIGTAQGEYSLAETSMNQSVQVVQRLRELAVQGSNGTYSKEELGYMAIETNELLKELVSMANTRTADGRTLFGANDTKNDPFVAMKSRVEGIEGAVISEVRYAGNITANQTEIGEGTRIDLNFAGNKVYWAENQQIFAQRDTLDYVVKEDSTISIDGKEIALKTGDNIHGIISKINDSDLAVKASLDPVTNSFTIESTVPHQIWIDEDPDSKVLKDIGLLAESGSRPPENLHKDVMVGGGSLFDMVIGLRDSLLTGDQEAVGGRILGGLDKSLGNLLNNMADLGSRNERLDHSFARLDSEKMNVIAVNSKLTDIDMTEAITNLKMLEYTQKAAYQSASKILQSNLMDFLR from the coding sequence ATGAGACGAGTAAGCACTAACATGCCGAACACTGATCTCCAGTATCAGATGAGGCTTAAAGATTTTAAAATGAATGAAATGCAGACTGGCATCGGCAGCAGCAGAAGATTGAATAATCTCCGGGATGATCCCATTGCTGCAGCCCACTCAACCAGGCTGAGTTCTCATATTACTCATCTTACTAGGTATTCTGATAATATTGGTACAGCCCAGGGTGAGTACTCTCTGGCGGAAACTTCCATGAACCAGTCGGTACAGGTTGTTCAGCGGCTCAGAGAACTTGCTGTACAGGGAAGCAACGGTACCTATTCAAAAGAAGAACTGGGATATATGGCCATCGAGACAAATGAGCTCCTCAAAGAGCTGGTTTCCATGGCAAATACCCGTACTGCCGACGGCAGAACCCTCTTTGGTGCCAACGACACGAAAAATGATCCCTTTGTAGCCATGAAGAGTAGAGTAGAGGGAATCGAGGGTGCTGTAATTTCTGAAGTACGTTATGCAGGAAATATCACAGCCAATCAGACTGAAATAGGTGAAGGAACAAGAATTGACCTGAACTTTGCAGGAAATAAGGTCTACTGGGCTGAGAATCAGCAGATTTTCGCACAGCGGGATACACTGGATTATGTGGTCAAGGAAGACAGCACCATCAGCATTGACGGCAAAGAGATTGCCTTAAAGACCGGTGATAATATTCACGGGATCATTTCAAAGATCAATGACAGTGATCTGGCAGTTAAGGCTTCACTTGATCCTGTTACCAACAGTTTCACAATAGAATCAACAGTTCCCCATCAGATCTGGATTGATGAAGATCCCGACTCAAAAGTGCTCAAGGATATTGGACTTCTGGCTGAAAGCGGAAGTAGACCTCCCGAGAATCTTCATAAAGATGTCATGGTCGGCGGTGGTTCACTCTTTGATATGGTCATAGGCCTCAGAGACAGTCTTCTCACAGGAGACCAGGAGGCAGTCGGCGGCCGGATTCTGGGCGGACTGGACAAGTCACTTGGCAACCTGCTGAACAATATGGCCGATCTGGGATCCCGGAATGAGCGTCTTGATCACAGTTTTGCCAGACTGGACAGTGAAAAAATGAATGTGATTGCAGTAAATTCCAAGCTGACTGATATAGACATGACAGAAGCAATAACTAATCTCAAGATGCTTGAATACACACAGAAGGCGGCCTATCAGTCCGCTTCCAAGATCCTGCAATCTAATCTTATGGACTTTTTGAGGTAA
- a CDS encoding flagellar assembly protein FliW: MQIITKAYGEVEIDERQIITFPNGLFGFETLHDFALLDATQQPFYWLQSIDVDQVAFVLIKPSIFRPDYTPAVMKSELEALSLKDSSEENALVFSIVTFLDDNQNMTANLQGPVIVNRHARVGRQCISTDPRWETRHNIAEEIASQRNSIC, from the coding sequence ATGCAGATAATAACAAAAGCCTACGGCGAAGTAGAAATAGATGAAAGGCAGATCATTACATTTCCTAATGGTCTGTTCGGTTTCGAGACATTACATGATTTTGCACTTCTCGATGCAACTCAGCAGCCATTTTACTGGCTTCAGTCAATTGATGTGGATCAGGTAGCCTTTGTATTGATTAAACCTTCCATTTTCAGGCCGGATTATACTCCGGCAGTGATGAAGTCTGAATTGGAGGCGCTCTCTCTGAAAGACAGCAGTGAAGAGAATGCCCTGGTTTTCAGCATTGTTACATTTCTGGATGATAATCAGAATATGACAGCCAACTTGCAGGGCCCGGTCATTGTAAACCGTCATGCAAGAGTGGGACGTCAGTGTATTTCAACAGATCCCCGTTGGGAGACAAGGCATAATATTGCAGAGGAAATTGCTTCTCAGAGGAACAGCATATGCTGA
- the csrA gene encoding carbon storage regulator CsrA, whose amino-acid sequence MLILSRKKDESIIIGDNITISVVDIKGDQVKIGIAAPNDVKVFRQEVYIAIQEENKAAAAVSNIPDSISLNDIFKKKD is encoded by the coding sequence ATGCTGATATTATCAAGAAAAAAAGATGAAAGCATCATAATCGGAGATAACATCACAATATCTGTTGTGGATATCAAGGGCGATCAGGTTAAAATTGGAATTGCCGCACCTAATGATGTCAAAGTGTTCAGACAGGAAGTATATATAGCCATACAGGAAGAAAACAAAGCTGCCGCTGCGGTCAGCAATATTCCAGATTCAATTTCACTGAATGATATTTTTAAGAAAAAAGATTAG
- a CDS encoding HD domain-containing phosphohydrolase: MKRKDKSEGFYDYRDPPILGDNEADLLFLETAEEVHELDDLDEEDSIFYPWSLFTNIDPEERNTALLEDKEFRFLIDHIKNSPIPTCFIDLDLKIVWINPEFLKDLIFIKSPLNRHLPELFHTDTELNLSAALKQSLENPDNAYAWMGRLLPFSNDNTSSFLRAMIQPCLCRHGERPRAYMVQWDIITKEYKELLQKTFLSLLEASKLKDNDTGEHIERVNDYALLLSRHLKGREGYEEINDEFIEDIGFLAAMHDVGKIGTPDDILNKSGPLDDWEREIMNEHTKNGAYILSTHPKSMAKDIALSHHEKWDGNGYPYGIFGEMIPLCARIVCIADVYDALRSKRSYKKSFTHAKSVSIMKKGREKHFDPALLDLFLELNKEFAAIYNSRNK; encoded by the coding sequence TTGAAGCGTAAAGATAAATCCGAAGGATTCTATGATTACAGAGATCCCCCGATTCTCGGTGATAATGAAGCGGATTTATTATTTCTTGAAACTGCAGAAGAAGTACATGAACTTGATGATCTTGATGAAGAGGACAGCATCTTCTATCCATGGTCACTTTTTACAAATATAGACCCGGAGGAACGGAATACGGCTCTTCTGGAAGACAAAGAATTCCGTTTTCTTATAGATCACATAAAAAACAGTCCTATTCCTACATGTTTTATAGATCTTGATCTGAAAATAGTATGGATAAACCCTGAGTTTCTCAAGGATCTGATCTTTATAAAATCACCCCTGAACAGACATCTTCCCGAACTGTTCCATACCGATACAGAACTGAATTTAAGTGCTGCTCTAAAACAGAGCCTTGAAAATCCGGATAATGCCTATGCATGGATGGGAAGACTTCTACCCTTCAGCAATGATAATACCAGTTCTTTTTTAAGAGCTATGATACAACCCTGTCTCTGCCGTCATGGAGAGAGACCCAGGGCATATATGGTTCAATGGGACATTATCACCAAGGAATACAAAGAACTGCTCCAGAAGACCTTCCTGAGCCTCCTTGAGGCTTCTAAACTTAAAGACAACGACACAGGCGAGCATATTGAAAGGGTTAATGATTATGCCCTTCTTCTGAGCAGACATCTGAAAGGGAGAGAAGGCTATGAAGAGATCAATGATGAGTTTATTGAGGATATCGGTTTCCTTGCCGCCATGCATGATGTCGGAAAGATAGGTACACCCGATGATATTCTGAATAAGAGCGGTCCTCTTGATGACTGGGAGCGGGAGATAATGAATGAGCACACCAAGAATGGTGCCTATATCCTGAGTACCCACCCCAAATCCATGGCCAAAGATATTGCACTGTCTCATCACGAAAAATGGGATGGGAATGGTTATCCCTATGGAATATTCGGTGAGATGATTCCTTTGTGTGCAAGAATTGTATGTATCGCGGATGTCTATGATGCTCTACGTTCCAAGAGAAGCTATAAGAAGTCATTTACCCATGCAAAGTCTGTTTCAATCATGAAAAAAGGCCGGGAAAAACATTTTGACCCGGCCCTTCTGGACTTATTTCTTGAACTTAATAAAGAATTTGCTGCTATCTATAACAGCAGAAACAAATAA